One Danio rerio strain Tuebingen ecotype United States chromosome 13, GRCz12tu, whole genome shotgun sequence DNA window includes the following coding sequences:
- the apcs gene encoding amyloid P component, serum precursor — MRRLASYVIFIVCCGLALSQQPERKCLREKVIVFPELSTNTWVKLHPNESMTQTEFTVCMRFYTDQESSNPCLFSLATPSNPQDISLSWSAETKKYQLLIHNSPVQFKGLPFNLNQWNTICVTWDVKNALAQMFVNEVASIKKVVGPKQAFKGAPVISLGQCQTQIGGSFPQSKTFTGFISDVHMHNQVLTTNQIKTYMEAKSKYKLGDYISWHNLMYTIFGSAEINEKHHVTFKVKEEQT, encoded by the exons ATGAGGAGGCTTGCGTCATATGTTATCTTCATTGTCTGTTGTGGTCTGGCATTGTCTC AACAACCAGAACGGAAATGCTTGAGGGAGAAGGTCATCGTGTTCCCAGAACTGAGCACCAACACCTGGGTGAAGCTCCATCCCAATGAATCCATGACTCAGACTGAATTCACTGTGTGTATGAGATTCTACACTGATCAAGAGAGCTCCAACCCATGTCTATTTTCACTGGCCACACCATCCAATCCTCAAGACATTTCCTTATCGTGGTCTGCTGAAACCAAAAAATACCAGTTGTTAATTCATAACTCTCCGGTCCAATTCAAAGGCTTGCCATTCAATCTGAATCAGTGGAACACAATTTGTGTGACATGGGATGTCAAAAATGCTCTTGCACAGATGTTTGTGAATGAAGTAGCCAGCATTAAGAAGGTTGTTGGTCCTAAGCAAGCTTTTAAAGGGGCTCCTGTTATATCACTCGGCCAGTGTCAGACCCAAATTGGTGGATCCTTTCCCCAGTCCAAAACCTTCACAGGTTTCATATCAGATGTGCATATGCACAATCAAGTCCTAACCACCAATCAGATTAAGACCTACATGGAGGCAAAGAGCAAATACAAACTTGGTGATTATATTAGCTGGCACAATCTGATGTACACCATTTTTGGGTCCGCAGAAATCAATGAAAAGCATCACGTAACCTTTAAAGTCAAAGAAGAGCAGACATAG